The sequence CATAACCACCTACAGTATTAGAGGAAAAATGTTTTGAATGTATCTGAGATCAGTTGGAggaacgtatatatatatatatatatatatatatatatatatatatatatatatatatatatatatatatatatatatatttcttatatttctcCATACTAAGCTGAGctcaaatttcttttttttttttgctccaaaaggCAGAGTATTTTGACCTATTTACATTTATGAAAAATTCTACTAAATTAGTTAACCTAGCATTAGCCGATTGGGAGCTATttgtaaatgttatatatatatttaaccaaaCTAAAATAGTATCGGAGTTGCCTTGGATAGCAACAGGATAAAACAACAAATGGCACTAAATCTATGAATAtgctaaataattaaattttttttagttGCCAGGACATTGGGCTGtagtcatatttattttgttttttagaatAATCCAGGATATTCTTACCAATTACTTCTCCAATCATAAAGACCAAACACAAAATGGATGTGATTAACAGCTTCCTCCAAGCACCCGATTTCTCCTCGTTTTGGGCCCAGGCTGCTCTGCTGTTATGGCAGTGAAAAGCTGCTGCTCTGGTCCCACATCCTTCCTCAAACTCAGTGCATAGGTAATCATCCTTTAAATCATCAGGTAGACTGAAGACAACAATAAGCTGTATTTAGAAAATCACTATAGCTAGTGGAAATATTGCTATTTGATACTAAATAACTGAACTTATTGTTAAATCTGCATTGTCATTAATACATAAATGATTAAAAAGATACTAAACTGAACATGGTAATTAATTAAACACCTTACCTCTGAACAGGAGAATATGGATTATTTTCCTGTCTGGTGAGACAAAGTTTTTCTAAATTCACCATGGCTATAGTACTAAACGCCTTGTACCAAAAGAACTACCAAATAACTTAACACGATTTCTCCACTGCACAGAGTATTTCCAATTatcattacattaataaaaacctacaatataataaaataccctCAATATTTTTAACTAGACAGTCCTGCATTAAAAAAATCTCCAGACAGCGAAGTGGCATATGCTGCTTCTCATGCTTTCCTTTCACGGTTACGCAACACGTAAAAAATTATCAGCTCACCAGCATTTTTGAAAGATAATCAGactaaaaaaagaattatttCCAAGGTCACACCCAAAAGCTTAAAAACTTAGCCAAAACCAAAAAAGATAACTGCAATTCATACAGCTTTacttacaaaaacacacacaattacataAAGCTATGCAGTCTCATTTATTTTTGTGTCACATTTAGCAACAAAAACTGAATTAGGTGTACTTACATCCAGACACCCAGGTCATGAAAATATAAACAGATATCAGAAGTTTGCTTGATGTTACTGATAACTTTCTTGCGATACTCAAAATATGCTTAAATATTCCAAAGCACTGTAATTAcgattgtaatttattttatataattttgtttattCCTTAAAATCAATGCTGAATTTAAAATTCctataaatataacaaaaaaaaaaactccttcaaAGTGTGTTCTGTAGGAAACCAGATAAAATATAAACCCCTATGTACATACAGATATCAAAAACTAATATTTACTCACATTTTTGTCACAGTACAGTCTCAGGCTTGGCAACAAATCAGCTtcattataaaaaagaaaaaaaaaacacctttgtgCTCCTATATTCATTTATAGTTCAAATGGTTATCAGTGTATATTGTGTAAAAAGACCCACAGTAAAgacttttaaatgaaaaaaggcAAGTTATGACTACAATGTAAGTGCCAATGTTGTTTAagattatttattcttttttggcATTTAgtcttatttaaattattatttaattcacCCAGATTAACTTTTTCTGCATCAACCTTTAAATAACTAATTTGAAACAAGCTCTGGTTCTGATCTGTTCATAAGATTAAACTTACATTGGTTTTTGTCAGTCTATATGGAACATTAGCCTGTTTCATTTGGTTGGAGATGCCTATTTCTTAGAACTGTCACTAAAAATCTCTCAACCATGCATAAATAAAGGCATCTCATCTTAGAGAAGCTGGCACAGTGAAGGTAATCAGAATACATGTAAACAATGTGCAATACATTCAGAATTAAAATCAAACGTTTACAATCCACAATGATCATGTGCAATTCCCAGCCCCTCAAATATCAATCAGTCACTACAGGGCTCCCCCTTACCAACAGCAATTCAAACATGGAAACATATCAGTGTTTTGCTGGTCATGAGTTTAGTCGCTCATAGGCAAAAGGATCATTGACCTCCATGAAGGCAGCAGGTTGTACGGTAATGGTTTCGTCTCCACCTAGAGGACAAAATAACAAGGTCAAATCAAGTACAGCACAAGAGAACAGGCAACATATTCCTGCTATTGTTCACATTTGGACATAATTTGAGTTAtttagttgttctttatattgtgtcaacattaattaatttatactggTCATAATGAACAGACTAATTCTctgaaattacataaaataaaatctatttacACTGACTTCAACTAAAGGTTAATGAGGCTTACTATTTCTCTTATAAAGCCTTCCCTCTAAAATATAAGGTTTTTGATCGACAGCAACAGCAACTTACTAAGCATACTAAACACTGATCACATCTAATTACCTTCGATAACCCATGGTTCTTGGTAAAGTGGAGGGGATTAACTTATTTAATTAAATCCAGGGCAAAATGAccttaaattaatataaaaatgatttaacaTTTTACCCTGATTATGATAAATGAACTATTTTTAACCATTATTAAGTGACAAACGTTGCTCAGCTCGCTCGGTTTTAGAGTGCTCCCTTTATGTTGCTTCCATGTCACAGACTGTAAAGGGTGAAGTCACATGATCACACTCACAGTGGAATGTTTTTTAAGGGCAAAGTATTTACAGAAtagaagtaaataaaaaacagaggtttaaagggtttaaattCATGTTTGATTAATTGCCCACTCccaatttaattattaattgtttgtatttttttgtaaagaacTGTAGAAGTTAAGTGCTTAGTATTCACATGGACAATGGTTTTAATATATCTGTTATCTGTCTAGGTATCTTTATATTGCACTGAAAAGTTATTAATGAACTATGTGCCAAAATCCTAGATATTGACAACAGGTTCAGACCAGACCCAGGGGTTTAATGTAAAACCAGCATGTTTTGGGGACCATTTCTTTTAGCAGAATTCAGTAAGATAATCTGAAATCTCAAAACAGACCCTATAATATCAATCCTACTTTAAAACGCTTTGTGAGTACAGGTTCTGGTCTCACACAAATGAGTTCAGTAGACAATTATTTATAtgaaacatttttacaaacaCCGGAACACTACTTGTCAATTTactttatttgtacttttttttacgaAAATACATCAATATCCATGTAAACAAGCAATGTTCTAGGTTACAGCACTGTGTAATTCACCTGCATTTGAGCTCATGGGGTCTGGACTAGGCACTGGCATGCCAATAATCACAGTGCTTGATGCTGTAAAGCAGAAGAAAAAGAATAAGGCACataaggaacacacacacacacatcatatatATAATGTTTCCCCCTCAAGTGTCTATCAGTATGGAGATGTGATTTATCCAATTCCACCAAGTGCTCATTGAATAGCAAGACAGTGTAGTACGCCAAATGATCACCTGAATTTCCAGGAGCTGAAGAGGGAATAGGCTGCCCTATAATAGCCGGTTCATTGGCTGTAAAGCAAAGGAAACCACCTTAAGAATCATTAGACCAGCTGATGAAAATAATTGTAGAGCCTTAAACGATTTAGCTCCCTGAGCTCTGTTATTATTAACAAGCTCAAGTGCAACccataaaatgaatcaaagcaaATTGTAAAGAATTTAGATATAAGATTAAATGATTTCAAGCAAAATCAACCAATGATCAATCCATAATCATGCTTGCCACTTTCAGAGACGCTTTACTTCACCTGTGTTTTGCTCTTCAAACATTTGAGCTTCCAGCTGCTCCGGATCGATATAaaactcctcttcctcctttgTTCCACACTTTCCACAGCAGAAACAGcaacagcagaagcagcagcagcaagtaAAGATCATACCGCAGACTACAAGTGTCTGAAAAGGCAGGagaaaaaataatgtaacattaaACTGACCATTGAgtaaaaaaactatattaaattCTAATTTGTTTAtgcagaaaaagaaacagagaccCCAAATGAGTCACGCACCTTGAACCAACACTTTGACATGAGGAAGTAGTATTTGACACTGTCATCCCCGAACTGGTCTGCAATATAGAGGCCCATGGAGCCATATTCATCATAGATCTGCCGTTTGTGCTCATCGTTAAGAATGGTGTTGGCATTGTTGATTTCTTTAAACCTTTCAGCAGCTTCTGGGTTGTCTGGGTTTTTGTCTGGATGATAGCGCAGTGCTAGTTTCCTTAAGGAAAAAGATTAATCATTCCATTAACCGTAAGCATTTTATAAAGAGTCTTATTTGATATACAGTGTGAATAGGAATCAATCACTACTACTGACTGAGCAATTTCAGTCTAGTATATAATAAACAAAGTTTATTATAGTGAAAATAGGGATACACACCAAAATGTAGTAGATAGCAAATTCTTGATTTCTGACTGGTTGTCTAAATTGCATTCAATATTAATATCaacattttctttgtttattttataggATACATGGAGTGCAAGCGTAAAACTACAACCAAATTAGAGCCAATGGTTTATTTCATCCTGCATACTTAATATCAGTATTTCTAAATGTCTGCATATTGTCATTTTTATCACTATGCAACCTAATAATATATTCTGTCAGTGTAATATGTTCTGTTCAGTTTTAAAGTCAAAGCATATATATTAATTGTAGGAATAAAAAGTACATACAGTTGCATAGGTGGTGCAATGCAAAccatttaataataatgataaattataaatctatttttttgggTCTACTTTATTAAACATGATCATAATAAAAGATGAACTACGTATTGCTTCAAATGCATACAGAGATTTTACTAAAAGTACTTCTcaatactgtatttttgtttCTATCCATTTGATAGCAAAACATATTAATGTTATCTCATAATTTGTATACAGTGGAATAGTCTACAAATAAATAGATTTTGAATGTTGATATATAtgctacaattttttttaatttattttgggcTCAATATTTACAAGTGCATGTCTAGAAAGCATACCTATGAGGGGCCTGTATGATAAGCCTATCCCAGCAAGTTGTCTATGCCCATGGGTTTCCTGAGCAGTAATGACAGGGCCCATTTAGAAGGCCGAACTGGGTCCCAGTATCAACACATGTACACACCCATGGGAGTCCACATTTCACACACATTAGactgttttaaaatatttcaataaatactAGGCTTGCACAATGAAATACGAATTATACTAATATTGAATGATAATTGCCTTATCGGCATTagccaatatggccaatatttatggctagtatttattgtatgctggaaaaggatCTAGCTACACAACAACAATTGGTCAACACTGGCCATGctactttttattagttttttttataaagttatacCAGGGTGTCTCTCTCTGTAAGCTATAAATATGTATTGGCATTGGGAAATGTACCAGTCCAAGTTTaacctttattaatttattatttttctacattgtagatttatgTTAAAGATATACAAACAACTaaggtaaacataaaaaaaagattttggttTTCAGACCTCCCTGACCTAAAACCaaacaagagtgtgcaaatctgtcatcaaagctaaatgtggctacttagaaaaattctggtttgtttaacgctttttGTTCAACATGtcatcaatattaaatttacaatgtaaaaaaatatatataataaaagaaagaaaacacattgaatgaggtgagtccagaattcccacattggtgcatccTTAATAAAAGCTTAATCTTCATACAAAAGGAAGTCAAAGCACTTTTTGGCAAAGCATTGTTTTAGTATTGAGATTTGTGATACTACACTTGGTATTGGttattataaatttattttatgtcTCCTGACAACCCTACCTGTAAGACTTTTTAATTTCTTCTGATGAAGCTCCCTTCTCCAATCCTAATGTCTTGTATAGGCTGTCCCCAGATGTGGATAGCTTGCGTGAAGCCTTATTTGGATCAGTCATTTTCAAATTCTTCTCGAAATAAGAGGATCTGATTGAAACAAA is a genomic window of Astyanax mexicanus isolate ESR-SI-001 chromosome 14, AstMex3_surface, whole genome shotgun sequence containing:
- the dnajc5gb gene encoding dnaJ (Hsp40) homolog, subfamily C, member 5 gamma b isoform X2 gives rise to the protein MTDPNKASRKLSTSGDSLYKTLGLEKGASSEEIKKSYRKLALRYHPDKNPDNPEAAERFKEINNANTILNDEHKRQIYDEYGSMGLYIADQFGDDSVKYYFLMSKCWFKTLVVCGMIFTCCCCFCCCCFCCGKCGTKEEEEFYIDPEQLEAQMFEEQNTASSTVIIGMPVPSPDPMSSNAGGDETITVQPAAFMEVNDPFAYERLNS
- the dnajc5gb gene encoding dnaJ (Hsp40) homolog, subfamily C, member 5 gamma b isoform X1 codes for the protein MTDPNKASRKLSTSGDSLYKTLGLEKGASSEEIKKSYRKLALRYHPDKNPDNPEAAERFKEINNANTILNDEHKRQIYDEYGSMGLYIADQFGDDSVKYYFLMSKCWFKTLVVCGMIFTCCCCFCCCCFCCGKCGTKEEEEFYIDPEQLEAQMFEEQNTANEPAIIGQPIPSSAPGNSASSTVIIGMPVPSPDPMSSNAGGDETITVQPAAFMEVNDPFAYERLNS